The DNA region GGACCCCGCCGCCCTCGCTGCCCAGCTGGCTCCCGCGCCGGCCCCCGCCGCCGCACTGCGACCCAGACCCCCCGTGTACGACGATGGCCCCACAGGTCCAGATGTGGACGACGCCGGGGACGAGACACCCGACGTGGACCCGGAGCTCCTGAGGTGCTGGGCCAGGGCCGGGTCTGGGCTCTGGGAAGGGAGTGCGACTCTGCATGGATGGATCCAGGCGGAGAAGGCCAACTGGTCTGGCTGGAGGGCAGCGCAGGACGCGGACGGCCAGCCCTGCTGCACTGCATCTGCGGGGGAGCCACAGTTACTGGGAGGGGATGTCAATGCCTATTAAACAGCAGACACCAGAGCGGAAGGGAGCAACCCGCATGAGGTTGTGGGGTCTTGTGATCCCTTCGGGGTCACATTTCCCCTCTCTGTCCCGCAGGTACTTGTTGGGCCGGATCCTCACTGGAAGCGGAGAACCGGAGGCCGCGGCTGCCCCGCGCCGCCTCCGTCGCGCTGCAGAACCGGATCTGGGTCCAGAGGTGCCCCCTGAGGGCGTACTGGGGGCCCTGCTGCGCGTGAAACGCCTGGAAAACTCCCAGCCTCAGGCACCCGCACGACGCCTCCTGCCGCCCTGATCACCGCCAGCTGGAGGCGCCCCTGAACCCCGACTCCCGCACACGGCCTTCCAGCCAGCACGTCATCCACCAGCTTACATCTACAACCCCAAGATTCCCATCCTGCCCCTCAATAAATACTATCTGAAGCAGCTGTTTGTCTCGGTGGCATGCATAGGGGCTGGGTGGGTGATAGTGGTcggctttctctctttctttgggctggtcctgagtcttgaactcaagacctaggtattgtcccttagctttttctgtcgaggctggtgttctaccactggagccacacttctacttccaagcTTTTTCTTAGTTAATTGAATAGGAGacccagggactttcttgcccctgtTGGCTTCCAACAAGGATggtcagatcacagcctcctcttAAGCTAGGATTCCTGGCATGAACTAtgggctccactttttttttttttttgtcggtcctggggttgaactctgggcctgggcgctgtccctgagctcctcagctcaaggctagccagctaccccttgagccacagggtcacttccagctccaaatttctttttcgccttttatagtttatttgtttgtttattttccagagctgaggaccgaatcggggccttgagctctccaGACAGGCACTCttctactgagctaaatccccagcccccagctccaaATTTCTTGAAAGATTTCTCAGAATCCATTTCACATTCTACTCATCTCACCCCTACCCACAAAACACTTGACAAAAAGGCAGCTTTGAAAGCAGAGAATGTTTAATTTTGCACAGAACCTCTTCAAGTGATCCAATCAATACTAGACACACCCATGTTGTCAAAAGCCCTTCACCAAGGGAAACCAAGGTGTTCATAAGGCCCCATGACCCCAACAGTGTCTATGAGATTCCTGGTTCTGTGCGTGGGAGAGTCTCAATCAAGGGAATCTGCAACCTGGCCAGGGAGAGGACCCTCTTTTCTCAACGAAGACCTTCAGGCCACAGAGCAGCCACAGGTGCACATCGCTTTCTGGGGCCGGACATTCTTCTTAGCTGCTCCTGCCTTGGCTTCCTGGGTTCTCTGGATCTCCCGGACAAGCAAAGAAAAAGCTTCTTCCACACCTTTCTGAGTCTTGGCTGAGGTCTCCACAAAAGGGGCACCCCAGCTTTTTGCCAGGGCTGCCACTGCAGCGCGAGCATCTTCAGAGATAGTAGGCACCAGATCACATTTGTTGCCCACCAAGACAAGTGGCTGGTTGACGTGTGTGCCCCAAGTGGCTCGCATTTGCGGCAGTTGGTGGAGTGTTGAGAGGTCATCTAGTGCAAAGACAACCAGCACCCCATCACCAGAAGCCAGGCAGTGGTTACACAAGGACCTGTGTATATCTTGCCCTGAAGTGTCCATCACTTGTAGAACGTAGCCTCCTTCATCTTGGACCACATCTTTCCAGTAAGTATCCTGGATGGTGGGGTCGTGGTCTTTCACAAACTGCTTGTAGATCATTTGGATGATCAAGGCACTCTTGCCCACGGCGCTtgcacccaccaccaccaccttgtaTTCAGGCAGCCGTTTGTCAACATTTTGGGACTGCACCAACGTCTCCTGGCTCTCCACTGGGCTGCAAGAGCCCAGGTCCAAGACACTCTGTGTAGCTGGCAGTGGCATGTCCCAAGCAGGCAGGCAGCTGAAGGAAGACAAGTTAAGAGGAGGCCCAGCAAGTGAGAAGAAAACAGGGGCTAAGTGAGGAGACCACCTAGGGGAAGGGGTGGAGGCCCGggctgaggcaggggggagggggaaccccaGTGTGTCATTGAATCATTAGTGAAGTGCCTATTGTGTGATGATCTCTTCACAATATGCACAAGTTATTTATGTGACTCCACCTACTTTTCTTCCTTGTAGAGATAAACTTGTTGCAGACATGGATTTTGTCcacccctgttttgtttttgtttcaactGGTTGGGGGGGCCTCTGCTTGGGGGCAGCCAACACCAAGCAACTCAGAGCCAAGGCAGATTCCTCACCCCGGGCTTTACAGGGACATAATTTATATCTCCTAAGGCTCACCAGATAAAACATATACGTCCATGAATTTCAGCGTATTCATAGAATTTGTGGGACCATCACCAGGGTGGACTTAGAGCACTAATATCATCTGGCAAAGAATAGTGCATTAATTAGCAGTCACTCCCCATTGCAAAGGGGGGCAGGATTTTGTTAGTTTTGGTAGTCTTTGAACCCCAGCCAGGTCATGCCTGTCCCACAATTGTCTGCTCAGAACTTTTCAAAGACAGTGACTTTATTATgtttaatggatttttttaaagtcacacAAACATGTAAGTGTAGTCATTCTACTTTAGGATACAGGTCAAGGCCCCTCTATAAGGACATAAttacctaaaaagaaaataagtaaaacatatagtttgttttattttcacagttcaaggccccagTATAAGGACATAAttacctaaaaagaaaataagtaaaatgtatagtttgttttcttttctttcactgtgctggtactgaggcttgaattcagggcctccctcCCTGACTCAACTTTTCCAGCTCAACTGGTGCTTTACACCATTAGCTAGTAGTCCCTATAAACCGTTTTTTTCTACATTAGAATTTAGTCTTTCCTATCTTTTGATGACACACTAAGTGTAAGGAACACAGGTGTGTACAAAACAACCAACCCTGGGCCTTGCAGACATTTTCTACTTTTTACCTAGTAATGTATAGGTCTTATTTCTTGTGAAATTAGTGACTTTGTTGACTTGCAGACCCACAAATAAGAGAAGCCAAACTATTTTCAGCAGTAGGAGGTCTGCAGCCAGCAGGTGCTCAGTTCCTGTTATGCAATTTTATTCTTATGTAAGTTTCATCCATTCAAGAATTCCTGCAGGTGAAGTCCCTCAAAACAAACTCAACTGCAAACCTTGGGAGTTTGAGAGTCTGGCAAGGAGACAATAAACATGGTAAGTAAGCAAATTATCTTGCATATTAGGTGAGGGTAGGCACACACCAGGTGTTCAATCTGTGTTAGCTATTAATAGTAAGTCAGTTTATCTCACTCAATGCACCTCCATATCCGGGTTGGGGAGTGCCTCCCAGAGTGCACCACAATAGCCTTCATCCTAACTTTCTagggaaagccagaagtagtggcaGTAGGGGGCGGGGAGCAAATCCACAACAGGTTTCACTGAGTTTAGGATGCAGATgtcagggtgggggaaggggaaggtccCAGATTTGGCTAGGGGTGGGGGAGTCCCAGAAACTGGTCACTGGAAAGACTTGttctgaaaggagagaggggaccCTATAGGAAGGAAACAAAGCTTTGGGGGATTCCCTTTGATTGGATAGAAAAGTTGGGAGAAGTCTGTGAAGGCAATGAGCAGTGAGGAGGGTCGCAGAAGAGAAAAGGCCAGTGTTGGGTGGCAGCATGGTAGGGTGGAAAGGAGAGGTGGGATTCTGGTATGTTCTGAAGGGATGACTAACTGCTTTCTTAAGAGATTACAGGCCGGGCGCCATTGGTTCATGGCCTATACTACCTAGTGTGAAGGCTGCAATCCGAAGATCACGATTTAAACTCAGCTCAGGCGGAAATTCCTTGATGCTTAGATCtcaaattaagcacccaaaaagctgggagtgaagcTGGGGTTCAGGTAATAGAGCGCGAGCCATGGGCCAAAAGagtgagcaaggaaggaaggaaggaaggaaggaaggaaggaaggaaggaaggaaggaaggaaggaagaaggaaggaaggaaggaaggaaggaaggaaggaaggaaggaaggaaagaagggagggagggagggaggaaaggagggaaaggaaggaggaaagaagggaggaagaaaagggacggtgcccaggccctgagttcaagccttaggacccgCACATAGCAAGCGATTTCACGTGGGGAGCAGGAAAGAAGGACTTGCACATGTGGGGCTCCATAGCTGGCGAGGTCATCAGCGGAGATGGGGCAGCGGGAGCGACCCTTGCTGCCCCTGTGGGCTCAGGTGGTGGCCATTGCGGTAATGACTGGGCGcgcaggacggggagggggggggggcttgcttCTCTCCCAGACCTGGCAGGACGTGCCACCGCCACGGAA from Perognathus longimembris pacificus isolate PPM17 chromosome 28, ASM2315922v1, whole genome shotgun sequence includes:
- the LOC125343322 gene encoding GTPase ERas-like, with protein sequence MPLPATQSVLDLGSCSPVESQETLVQSQNVDKRLPEYKVVVVGASAVGKSALIIQMIYKQFVKDHDPTIQDTYWKDVVQDEGGYVLQVMDTSGQDIHRSLCNHCLASGDGVLVVFALDDLSTLHQLPQMRATWGTHVNQPLVLVGNKCDLVPTISEDARAAVAALAKSWGAPFVETSAKTQKGVEEAFSLLVREIQRTQEAKAGAAKKNVRPQKAMCTCGCSVA